AAAGATGCCGTTATAAGAAAGATGGAAAAAGGAGTAGTAGCTATTAACTTTCCTGTTGCTCACAATAAGAATTGGAGAGATAAAAAGACAGGCGAATCTCGTACAAAAACCACTTGGGTAAATTGTACTATTTGGAAACGTGAAGGAGGGAACATGAGAATTTTAGATTTTCTAAAGAGTGGAACATTAGTTGAGTTAGTCGGCACGCCTTATGCAAAAGCATTTCAGCGAGAAGATGGAACTATTAAAACTGAAATCAGATTAAATATCTCCCAAACAAATGTTTTACGCTCAAGTAAAATAGACACATCTGGCATGGATGAAGAATTCGAAACAGATGAAATGGGAGAGGACGATTTTTATTCTCCTCTAGATGATTTTTCTATAGATGAAGATGATTTCTAAGATTGTATTCGATTAATCCAGTGATTTCATTGAGTTGTTTGAAATCTTAACAATCTCTTCATATTGTTCAGGAGTCAAGTCAGAGTGAAAGAAATTAATAGGATTCACTTTATTTCCGTTACTTTCTACCTCATAATGGCAGTGAGGACCTGTAGATTTACCTGTATTACCTACTAATCCAATTCGATCTCCACGTTTTACTACATCTCCACGTTTTACTAAGAACTCACTTAAGTGTGCATAGCGTGTTTTGTAGCCAAAACCGTGATTAATTACTATCTCCCTTCCATATCCCCAGCTATTTATATTAACTTCTTCTACGACTCCATTCCCAGTAGCATAGACATCCGAACCTTTAGGGGCTGTGAAATCAAGTCCCCAATGCATTTTCCTGGTTCCATATATAGGATCAGTTCGCCATCCATAACCCGAGGCAACGTGTTTTAAGTCTTTATTATTAACTGGCTGTATTGCCGGCAAGGAGGCTAATCTGTTCTTCCTGTCTTTGGCTAGTTTTACTAAATCTTTAAAAGAAATACTTTGTGCGTGTAATTTTCTCTCAATTTCATCTAATTTTTGAGCTGTTGTTATAAGCAGTTTACTATTACTCATATTCTTATATGCTTCGTAAGCATCACCACCTCCAACTCCCATAAGTCTTAATTCTTCGGGAAAGGCATTTGCCCCGAGAGCAGTCCGATATAAGTCTTCATCTCGTTTCTTGATAATCTCAGTCACTTGGTCTATTGTATTTAGTCTACTCTGTAAATTTTTGAATTCTTGCTTTAATTCTTCATTTTCAATTCTTAAGAATTTTTCCTTTGGTGAAGGGAGTCGGTACGAAATAAAAAAACCAAAAACGAGGCTTAATGCAACAGTTGGAGCAATAAAGAT
The DNA window shown above is from Brumimicrobium sp. and carries:
- a CDS encoding single-stranded DNA-binding protein, which produces MATVFETRLIGNIGKDAVIRKMEKGVVAINFPVAHNKNWRDKKTGESRTKTTWVNCTIWKREGGNMRILDFLKSGTLVELVGTPYAKAFQREDGTIKTEIRLNISQTNVLRSSKIDTSGMDEEFETDEMGEDDFYSPLDDFSIDEDDF
- a CDS encoding peptidoglycan DD-metalloendopeptidase family protein, which encodes MSKFRFNPKTLSYEKVRRSFGERILRGLIFIAPTVALSLVFGFFISYRLPSPKEKFLRIENEELKQEFKNLQSRLNTIDQVTEIIKKRDEDLYRTALGANAFPEELRLMGVGGGDAYEAYKNMSNSKLLITTAQKLDEIERKLHAQSISFKDLVKLAKDRKNRLASLPAIQPVNNKDLKHVASGYGWRTDPIYGTRKMHWGLDFTAPKGSDVYATGNGVVEEVNINSWGYGREIVINHGFGYKTRYAHLSEFLVKRGDVVKRGDRIGLVGNTGKSTGPHCHYEVESNGNKVNPINFFHSDLTPEQYEEIVKISNNSMKSLD